The genomic interval AAGAGCACAAGGACGGAAAGATCAAGGCGCACATTACCTAGCGGCAGCGGTGGAATGACCCGGCGAAGCAGTTTCACCGGTGGATCGGTGACCATGAAAACTGGCTCGGCAATGTAGTAGAACCACTTTGGTGGCGTGAACGATCTAGAAAATGACTGGATCATCTCGATCACGATGCGTGCCACAAGCACCCATGTGTAAATACCGATGAGCCAGGCGATCAATATTGCAATGTTACCCACGAGGAAACAGCCTAACTGAAGTGTTGAGAAGATGAAATTAACTGGAAACGATCACGAAGATCATCGACACCTTCATGATAGACGCAAAAACCCGCCCCAGACCTTGGAAAAGAGCCGTAGAGGTCTGTGACGGGCTGAGGGATTACCCCTTAAAGATTTCCGATCACGCTGCACATGTGGCGATGGTGTTAGACACTCATCGCTGTAGTGACCCGGTAAATCCACACCACGAGGGTGTGTTTAGCGGATGCGTGCGGCGCGCTCGAGCTCGGAAGTGCTGATGTTGGACAGCTCTGGAACGACAGCGAAGGTGACGCTGTCAATCTTCTGCATCTTGCCACGCAATGCGAAGCACAGGCCTGCAGCGAAGTCCACAATGCGGCGTGCTTCCTCACGGGAAAGCAAGCTCATGTCGAAAACAACTGCGTCGCCGTCGCGAAATGCTCCACCAATAACCTGAGCGTCTTCAAAGGAATGAAGCTCTACTGGAACGATGGTGGACTGGTAAGAGCGAGGTGCTGGCGATGGAGCAACAGGGGCTGGTGCCTCTGGTGCATAGCCGTAGTCACGCTCACGGTATTCAGGTGCGTACGCAGCGGTGCCCTCGTAACGTGGTTCATCTGCATAGTAAGCATCCTCGTGCTCCGCTTCGTATGGAGCGAGTCCGAAGAATTCTTTAGTCTTCTTGAGCATGGACATGGCAGTTTCCCTTCACCTGGAATGTCTTAAATTTCATGTGCAGCTGGGGTGCTCGTCACACCCTTAACTTGATTTTCTACGCTAGCGGTCGGTTCCCAAGAATTTCAGTTCCGACACGCACGATTGTTGAGCCGTGTTTAATCGCAGCAACTAGGTCTCCAGACATACCTGCCGAAAATTCCAAAGACCTGTCAAAGTGTTCCTCTAAACCTGAAAGTACGTCTCTTGCCTGGGAAAAAGCTTTTTCAGGGCCCCAACCAAGCGGTGGGACGCACATGAGGCCCTCAAAACGCAGATGTGTGGTGTCACTGATGCAATCGGCAAGTTGTGTGACCTGGCTCAATGGAGTTCCACCTCGGCTCGGGTCACCATCCAAACTCAGTTGAATAAAACACGGAAGCTCGTCACTGGTGCGGTCGCCTCTATCCAATGCAAGGGCTACTCCCCTGCCCAATGCTTCGGCGATTTTCTCGCTATCAACGGAGTGCACTGCAGCTGCCCACCTGGCGATCGAGTTGGCTTTCTTTGATTGGATTTGGCCAATCATATGAAAGTCCATGTCGGGAAGTTCGAGTGCTTTGGCGCGTGCTTCTTGTTCGCGGTTCTCTCCCACTGCGGTGACACCAAACTCTTGTAAGATCTTGATGTCTTCCACGGGGTGGAATTTGGTGACCGGCAACAGACGTACACTGCCCTCGGGGCGGTTGTGTTC from Corynebacterium glutamicum ATCC 13032 carries:
- a CDS encoding YggS family pyridoxal phosphate-dependent enzyme, producing MERREELQVRLQQVQARIDATLNEHNRPEGSVRLLPVTKFHPVEDIKILQEFGVTAVGENREQEARAKALELPDMDFHMIGQIQSKKANSIARWAAAVHSVDSEKIAEALGRGVALALDRGDRTSDELPCFIQLSLDGDPSRGGTPLSQVTQLADCISDTTHLRFEGLMCVPPLGWGPEKAFSQARDVLSGLEEHFDRSLEFSAGMSGDLVAAIKHGSTIVRVGTEILGNRPLA
- a CDS encoding cell division protein SepF, which produces MSMLKKTKEFFGLAPYEAEHEDAYYADEPRYEGTAAYAPEYRERDYGYAPEAPAPVAPSPAPRSYQSTIVPVELHSFEDAQVIGGAFRDGDAVVFDMSLLSREEARRIVDFAAGLCFALRGKMQKIDSVTFAVVPELSNISTSELERAARIR
- a CDS encoding YggT family protein translates to MGNIAILIAWLIGIYTWVLVARIVIEMIQSFSRSFTPPKWFYYIAEPVFMVTDPPVKLLRRVIPPLPLGNVRLDLSVLVLFFILSILRSVVLVLA